A region from the Benincasa hispida cultivar B227 chromosome 12, ASM972705v1, whole genome shotgun sequence genome encodes:
- the LOC120068300 gene encoding fasciclin-like arabinogalactan protein 10, translated as MAASKSLLLFLAFATAAAIVSAHNITDMLKDYPEYSDFSNYLQQTRLADEINSRQTITVLVVSNGALSPVVAKHPLSVIKNLLSLHIVLDYYDPAKLHKISNGTTLSTTLYQTTGHAPGNLGFVNITDLQGGKVAFGSAAPGSKLESSYTKSVVSIPYNISVIEISAPIVASGILTAPAPSASDVNITAALEKAGCKTFASLIVSNGVIKTYESAVEKGLTIFAPNDEAFKADGVPDLSKLTNAEVVSLLLYHALPGYTPIGALKTTKDPIDTLATGSAGKFDITTTTAGDAVTLHTGIGPSRIADTVLDATPLAIFSVDSLLLPSELFGKSPSPAPAPEPVSSPSPTPSLAPSPSPSAKAPSPFAASPPAPPSETPEGSPANAPTAEAQTSTPGSSAVHVKGSVIVVVAAIATTMISSLFLY; from the coding sequence ATGGCGGCTTCCAAATCCCTTCTCCTCTTCCTCGCCTTCGCCACCGCAGCCGCCATCGTCTCCGCCCACAATATCACCGACATGCTCAAAGACTACCCTGAGTATAGTGATTTCAGCAACTACTTGCAGCAAACCAGACTCGCCGACGAAATCAACAGCCGTCAGACCATCACCGTCCTTGTCGTCTCCAATGGCGCTCTCTCCCCCGTCGTCGCCAAACATCCTCTCTCCGTTATCAAAAACCTCCTCAGTCTCCACATCGTCTTGGACTACTACGATCCGGCGAAACTCCACAAGATCTCCAACGGAACCACTCTCTCCACTACGCTTTACCAGACCACCGGCCATGCGCCTGGAAATCTAGGTTTCGTCAACATTACCGATCTCCAGGGCGGTAAGGTCGCATTCGGCTCTGCCGCGCCTGGATCTAAACTCGAATCCAGCTACACGAAGTCAGTTGTGAGTATTCCGTACAACATTTCGGTTATTGAGATCAGTGCGCCGATTGTAGCGTCGGGGATTTTGACGGCACCGGCTCCGTCGGCTTCCGATGTTAACATTACGGCTGCTCTTGAGAAAGCTGGATGTAAGACGTTTGCGTCGCTGATTGTTTCTAATGGTGTGATTAAGACCTATGAATCGGCGGTCGAGAAAGGATTGACTATATTTGCGCCGAACGACGAAGCGTTTAAAGCCGATGGAGTTCCAGATCTGAGTAAACTTACTAATGCTGAAGTTGTTTCGCTTCTTCTATACCATGCTCTGCCCGGTTACACTCCGATCGGAGCTTTGAAGACGACTAAGGATCCGATCGACACTCTGGCTACTGGCAGCGCCGGAAAGTTCGACATTACCACGACTACGGCCGGAGATGCGGTTACTCTACACACCGGAATCGGACCCTCCAGAATCGCCGATACAGTCCTCGACGCGACTCCTCTCGCTATTTTCAGCGTCGATAGTCTGTTGCTCCCTTCGGAGTTGTTTGGAAAGTCTCCTTCTCCGGCACCAGCACCAGAGCCTGTGAGTTCGCCTTCACCGACACCGTCTCTGGCTCCGAGTCCAAGCCCTAGCGCGAAGGCTCCATCTCCGTTCGCCGCGTCACCACCTGCTCCTCCGTCCGAAACACCGGAAGGTTCGCCGGCCAATGCACCCACCGCCGAGGCACAAACCAGTACTCCGGGAAGCTCAGCCGTCCACGTGAAAGGTTCCGTTATCGTCGTTGTCGCCGCCATTGCTACCACTATGATTTCCTCTCTTTTCTTGTACTAA